In Polyangiaceae bacterium, the genomic window CGCCGCTCCGTCGCGGCCGTGAGCGCCGTGGCCTGGATGGCCGCGCCGATCGCCACCACCTCGTCGGGGCTGATGTGGCCGAGCACCGGGCGCTTGAAGAACCCCTCGACCCGCTGGCGCACCAGCGGGATGCGCGTCGAGCCGCCGACGAGCAGCACCTGGTCGAAGTCGCTGGCGCTGAGGCGCGCGATACTCATGGCTTCGCGGCACACCTCGAAGGTGTGCTCGACGATCGGACCGACCATCGCCTCGAACTCGGCACGGTTCATCCGGAACTCGAGATCGAGCGGACGGCCCCCGGCGCCGTGCGCCACCTCCGGCAAGTGGAGCGTCACTTCGTTCTCGCGCGAGAGGCGGATCTTCAGCTCCTCCGCCGCGGCGCGCAGTCGCTCGAACGCTTGAGGGTCACCGCGCGGATCGGTCTTGTGCTGCTGAAGGAAGGCGGTGGCCATGCGCTCGGCCAGCGCCAGATCGATGTCGTCACCACCCAGGAAGGTGTTTCCGGCGGTCGCCAGCACCTCGAACACGTTTTCGCTCAGGTCGAGCAACGTGACGTCGAACGTTCCACCGCCGAAGTCGTAGACCGCGATGCGCTCGTTGGTGTTCTTGCCATAGCCGTAGGCGAGCGCCGCCGCCGTGGGCTCGTTCAAGATGCGCATGACCTCGAGCCCGGCGACGCGGCCGGCGACCTTGGTCGCGGCGCGCTGCAGATCGTTGAAGTTGGCGGGGACGGTGATCACCGCCTTCTCGACCGGGCCGACGGCTGCCTCGGCCACCGCCTTGGCGCGACGCAGCACGAAGGCGCTGATCTCCGGCAGCGTGTAGGACTGCCCTCGGGCGACGACCAGCGCGGCCTGCCCGGGTCCCTCGCGCATCTCGAAGGGGAAGCGCTCGCGCGCCGTCTTGACCTCTTCGCTCTCCCAGCTCCTGCCGATCAGGCGCTTGATCGAGTAAATGGTGTTGGGAGCGTCGACCAGGCGGCGCTCCTTGGCGGCCTTGCCCACCAGCACGTTGCCGCTCGGGTGGAACGACACGACCGACGGGATCAGGCGGTCCCCGTGCTCGTCGGCCAACGCTGCTGCGTGCCCGTCCTTGACCACGCCGACGACCGTGTTGGTCGTGCCGAGGTCGATTCCAACTACCGTCATGCTGCGTGTTCTCCGTGCGCTCGGGTCGAGCCGAGGTCGTTCTTGTCTGGGTGGGCGAAGTCCGCCGCGATCAGCTCGAGCGCCGCATCGTACCAGCGCTGGACCTGGCGCTCGAAGGGCCACATCCAGCCGTAGTCCGGCCCGGTGAAGCGACGCACGATCTGGGCGCGCAGCTCGGGTGAGCGGGCTGCCCCGAGGCCGCAGAGCTCCGCCGTGGCGCGTAACGTCTCGGTGTAGGCCTCCCACTCGATGCGCGCGCGGCCGTAGGCCAGGCCGAGGGGGAAGATGGGGAGAAAGTACAGGAACGCCATGAGCGGCAGGCCGAGGCGGCGGCGCTGGCGCAGGTGGACCCGCTCGTGCCGGAGCACGATGGCCCGCTCGACGTCCGGCGCGTCGTGCCAGCAATCAGGGACGTACAGGGTGTCTCCGATGACCGTGTGGTAGACGGTCAAGTACCCGCTCTGCTTGCCGATTGTCACGATTTTGAGCGCGCGGTCGATGGCGCGGCTGAGCCCGTCGCCGCGCTTGTCCACGATGCGAAAGCGCGGGAACTCTTCGGCAATCTCATCGATCAGGCGAGCAGCGAGCTCCACGAGGGAGGATCCTAGCTCGATTCGTGCGTCCCGTCCGTTTCACGGGGTGCCCAGCCGATCTCCGGGCCCGAGCTGACGTCCATTGAGCAGGTCGGCGGCTGCGAGCTCCTTCTTGCCCTCGAGCTGGGCCCGCAGGATTTCGAAGCTGCCCGTCCCTGTGGCCACCAAGAGCTCGCGGCCGATCCCCAAGGCGACACTGCCGGGAGCCCCAGGGGCGGCCTCACGCCCCAGCCGCGCGCGGGTGACTCGCAGGTGCTTGCCCCGGAGCGAGGTGTGCGCGCCGGGTCGGGGTGCCATCGCGCGGACGAGGTTCACGAGCTCCAGCGCCGGGCGCGACCAGTCGATCCGCGTGTGCTCCTTGGTGATGAGCGGCGCGTGGGTCGCCCGAGCCTCGTCCTGGGGCCGGGCGACGACCTCGCCGGACAGGACCCGGCCGAGATCCTGCCGGACCACCAACGCCGCGAGCTCCGCGATGCGCTCGGCCAGCTCGCCCGCGGTCTCGTCCGGGCCGATCGGCAGGCGCCTCTCCAGGAACACCGGACCGGTGTCGAGGCCGGCATCCATCTGCATCAAGCTGACGCCGGTCTCGGTTTCGCCGTTGGCGATGGCCCAGTTGATCGGGGCTGCGCCGCGGTATTTCGGCAACAGTGACGCGTGCAGGTTGAGGCAACCGAGTCGCGGCGCGCCGAGCACGCCTTCGGGCAAGATGCGTCCGTAGGCGAGCACGACGGCGACATCGGCGCCTTGCCCTCGGAGCCACGACTCGAGCTCACCGGTCCTGACCTTGGTCGGCTGGTGCACCAAGAGGCCGAGCGCGCTCGCCGCCTGCTTGACCGCTGGCTCGGCGAGCGCAAGGCCGCGGCCTGCGGGGCGGTCCGGCTGGCAGACCACCGCCACGAGCTCGGTCGTCTCGGCGAGGGCCCGGAGGGCTGGCACCGCGATCGCGGGGGTACCGAAGAAAACGCTGCGAATCGTGGACAAGGGTCGTGGCCCTCCGAGAGCGGTGGCCAGCATAGACGCGTTCGGGGACCGTGCTTAGCTTGACCCGCGTGCCCGAACGTCACAAAAGCCGGGGGACCCCCCGCTTCGGGTCGAGAGGTAATCCATGAGTGAGAAGAAGAAGCCCGCGTCCTCCGCCCCGACCTCCGATGAAGAGGTGCGCTTCGGCGACGAGCTGGCGGTGCTGCCGATCCGAAACGCCGTGCTCTTCCCGGGCGCGGTGGCGCCGTTCGACGTGGGCCGTGAGAAGAGCGTCGCCCTGGTCGAAGACGTTCACAACCTCTCGTCTCCCGTGATCGCCATTTTCGCCCAGCGCGATCCCTCCACGGACGACCCGGGGGCGGACGACTTGTACCCGGTGGGCTGCGCGGCGCGGGTGCTCAAGGCGCTGAAGCACTCCAGCGGGAACTACTCGCTGATTTTGCAGGGCCTCACCCGCATCCGCCTGGACGGCCTCACCCAGAGCACGCCCTACTTGAAGGCGAAGATCGCCAAGGTGGAGGCGCCGCCGGTCGAGGACGTGGAGGCCGAGGCGCTGGCGATGAGCCTGCGCGACGTGGCCAAGCAGGTGATCCAGCTGATGCCGGAGCTGCCGCGAGAGGCCGGCTCGCTGATCGACTCGATCCAGGCGCCGGGCGCGCTGGCCGATCTGGTGGCCGCGAACCTGGACGCCCCGGTCGAGGAGAAGGCGCAGCTCATCGAGACCATCGAGGTCAAGGAGCGCATCCGCAAGGTGCTCCGCCTGCTCACCCGCCAGCTCGAAATCCTGAAGATGCGCGAGCGCATCAACTCCCAGATCAAGGAGGAGATGGGCAAGAACCAGCGCGAGTACGTGCTGCGCCAGCAGCTCAAGGCCATCAAGGAAGAGCTGGGCGAGGACGAGGGCGATCAAGGCGATCTGGACGGGCTCGAAGAGCGCATCGC contains:
- a CDS encoding methionyl-tRNA formyltransferase; the encoded protein is MRSVFFGTPAIAVPALRALAETTELVAVVCQPDRPAGRGLALAEPAVKQAASALGLLVHQPTKVRTGELESWLRGQGADVAVVLAYGRILPEGVLGAPRLGCLNLHASLLPKYRGAAPINWAIANGETETGVSLMQMDAGLDTGPVFLERRLPIGPDETAGELAERIAELAALVVRQDLGRVLSGEVVARPQDEARATHAPLITKEHTRIDWSRPALELVNLVRAMAPRPGAHTSLRGKHLRVTRARLGREAAPGAPGSVALGIGRELLVATGTGSFEILRAQLEGKKELAAADLLNGRQLGPGDRLGTP